The following are encoded in a window of Flavobacteriales bacterium genomic DNA:
- a CDS encoding c-type cytochrome encodes MTQAQPADAALYAQGEKLFKGNCASCHKVDKDLTGPALKGARARWEGQGDIYAWIKNSQAYLKTGNAYANKIYNDWNKSVMTPAAVTDEEIDAILYYVDNYAPPVAVVDGGGGGGAPQPASDAGSAWPWLIVLGLLFLIVAISLSGVRKSLDNAVREAEGREPAPELSFGKRLGQWAWNNKVFASLIGLFVVVWLLIQGWNALWVIGVYGGDGVENYRPEQPIHFNHTLHAGQDNLAINCQYCHSSAEKSKHAGIPSANICMNCHSSVEEGRTPAGTADIHKIYKAVGWDPESRTYTGEEEPIRWVKVHVLPDHAYFSHAQHVGVAKLDCQECHGPIDTEMEVAEHWAPLTMGWCIQCHGDREVNMAGNGYYDEVMARLHETDMGHNELKKYLEDGKITVKELGGWECAKCHY; translated from the coding sequence GTGACGCAGGCCCAGCCGGCCGATGCCGCGCTTTACGCGCAGGGCGAGAAGCTCTTCAAGGGCAATTGCGCCAGCTGCCACAAGGTTGATAAGGACCTCACCGGTCCGGCCCTGAAGGGCGCTCGTGCCCGCTGGGAAGGCCAGGGCGATATCTACGCGTGGATCAAGAACAGCCAGGCCTACCTGAAGACCGGCAACGCGTACGCCAATAAGATATACAACGACTGGAACAAGAGCGTGATGACCCCGGCGGCCGTGACCGACGAGGAGATCGACGCCATCCTTTACTACGTGGACAACTATGCGCCCCCGGTGGCGGTGGTGGATGGCGGTGGTGGAGGTGGCGCGCCACAGCCCGCTTCAGATGCCGGGTCCGCCTGGCCCTGGCTGATCGTATTGGGTCTGCTCTTCCTCATCGTGGCCATCTCCCTCAGTGGGGTCAGGAAGAGCTTGGACAACGCCGTGCGCGAAGCCGAGGGTCGCGAACCCGCTCCCGAGCTGTCCTTCGGCAAGCGCCTTGGGCAGTGGGCCTGGAACAACAAGGTCTTCGCCAGCCTCATAGGTCTTTTCGTGGTGGTGTGGCTGCTGATCCAAGGGTGGAACGCCTTGTGGGTCATCGGTGTCTATGGCGGCGATGGTGTGGAGAACTACCGTCCCGAGCAACCGATCCATTTCAACCATACCCTGCACGCCGGGCAGGACAACCTGGCCATCAACTGCCAGTACTGCCACAGCAGCGCGGAGAAGAGCAAGCATGCCGGCATCCCCAGCGCCAACATCTGCATGAACTGCCACTCGTCGGTGGAGGAGGGCCGAACACCGGCCGGCACCGCCGATATACACAAGATCTACAAGGCCGTGGGCTGGGACCCCGAGTCGCGCACCTACACCGGCGAGGAGGAACCCATCCGTTGGGTGAAGGTGCATGTGCTGCCCGACCACGCCTACTTCAGCCATGCCCAGCACGTGGGCGTGGCCAAGCTGGATTGCCAGGAGTGCCACGGCCCCATCGACACGGAGATGGAGGTGGCCGAGCATTGGGCGCCCCTCACCATGGGCTGGTGCATCCAGTGCCACGGCGACCGCGAAGTGAACATGGCCGGCAACGGCTACTACGATGAAGTGATGGCCCGCCTGCACGAGACAGACATGGGCCACAACGAGTTGAAGAAGTACCTGGAGGACGGCAAGATCACCGTGAAGGAACTTGGTGGCTGGGAATGCGCCAAGTGCCATTACTAA
- the odhB gene encoding 2-oxoglutarate dehydrogenase complex dihydrolipoyllysine-residue succinyltransferase, protein MSTVDIKVPSPGESISEVRIAQWLVKSGDTVEKDQAIAEIDSDKATLELSAEAEGRVELLVEADATVNVGDVVARIDTSVKAEKKVTEVKKEAAKSGENGKSGEKVKEAVEVKKEEKVTVAASATPVAKAMITDRGLDAGKVKGSGPNGRITKSDVEAYIAGGVEAPTMMNGWGGSREQSRNKMSTLRKKVAERLVSVKNQTAMLTTFNEVDMSPVMELRNRFKDKFKEAHGVNLGFMSFFTKAVTEALRQFPAVNAMIDGDEMVLHDYADIGIAVSSPKGLMVPVLRNAERMSLAEIEAKIKELAVKARDGKLSIDEMSGGTFTITNGGVFGSMLSTPILNPPQSAILGMHNIVERPVAVNGQVVIRPIMYVALSYDHRIIDGKESVSFLMAVKQMIESPDKMVFGGKDPGEVLLGL, encoded by the coding sequence ATGTCCACCGTAGACATCAAAGTCCCCAGCCCCGGCGAAAGCATCAGCGAGGTCCGCATCGCGCAATGGCTCGTGAAGAGCGGCGACACCGTGGAAAAGGACCAGGCGATCGCCGAGATCGACAGCGACAAGGCCACCCTGGAGCTGAGCGCCGAAGCGGAAGGTCGCGTGGAGCTGCTGGTGGAGGCCGATGCCACAGTGAACGTGGGCGACGTGGTGGCGCGGATCGATACGAGTGTGAAGGCGGAGAAGAAGGTGACGGAGGTGAAGAAGGAGGCCGCCAAGAGCGGTGAGAACGGGAAGAGCGGTGAGAAGGTGAAGGAGGCCGTGGAGGTGAAGAAGGAGGAGAAGGTGACCGTGGCCGCCAGTGCGACGCCGGTGGCCAAGGCGATGATCACCGACCGCGGCCTGGACGCCGGCAAGGTGAAAGGCAGCGGCCCCAACGGGCGCATCACCAAGAGCGACGTGGAGGCCTACATCGCCGGCGGTGTGGAGGCGCCAACGATGATGAACGGCTGGGGCGGTTCACGTGAGCAGAGCCGCAACAAGATGAGCACCCTGCGCAAGAAGGTGGCCGAGCGTCTGGTGAGCGTGAAGAACCAGACCGCCATGCTCACCACCTTCAATGAGGTGGACATGAGCCCGGTGATGGAGTTGCGCAACCGGTTCAAGGACAAGTTCAAGGAGGCCCACGGCGTGAACCTGGGCTTCATGAGCTTCTTCACCAAGGCGGTGACCGAGGCCCTGCGCCAGTTCCCCGCCGTGAACGCCATGATCGACGGCGACGAGATGGTGCTGCACGACTACGCCGACATCGGCATCGCCGTGAGCTCACCGAAGGGCCTGATGGTGCCTGTGCTGCGCAACGCCGAACGCATGTCGCTCGCGGAGATCGAGGCGAAGATCAAGGAGCTCGCCGTGAAGGCGCGCGACGGCAAGCTGAGCATCGACGAGATGAGCGGCGGCACCTTCACCATCACCAACGGCGGCGTGTTCGGCAGCATGCTCAGCACCCCCATCCTCAACCCGCCGCAGAGCGCTATCCTGGGCATGCACAACATCGTGGAGCGCCCCGTGGCCGTGAACGGGCAGGTGGTCATCCGCCCCATCATGTACGTGGCGCTCAGCTACGACCACCGCATCATCGACGGCAAGGAGAGCGTGAGCTTCCTGATGGCCGTGAAGCAGATGATCGAGAGCCCGGACAAGATGGTCTTCGGCGGCAAGGATCCCGGGGAGGTGCTGTTGGGGCTGTAG
- a CDS encoding TAT-variant-translocated molybdopterin oxidoreductase gives MSSTKRYWKDLGELHRDPASTEGQEHEFPQQLAIDQVLGDASFQGAATGRRDFLKFLGFSLGAATLAACETPVVKSIPYVNKPEDITPGVANWYASTYYDGRDFASILVKTREGRPIHIKGNPRFGINRDPALDKGTINSRINSSVLTLYDGARLKGPMKLGADGLEEADQGQADDAIMKGLGATAAAGKRIVLLTDTVISPSIRSAVTDLKAKYATVEHVQYDTVSHAGVVNAHAAAFGKRIFPSYDLGRADVVVAVGADFLSSWGSVTENVWQYARRRSPEAEGGMGRHYQIEARMSLSGANADVRVPLKPSELALAVISLHDHIAKRAGGAPVGGSNADVDAATADAANALLGARGRSVVLCDSNDTGVQTLVCAINHMLGNYGSTIDLTNHSWFFQGDDAGVAQLVKDMNAGSVGALLIAGVNPAYSLPDAEAFKAGLAKVGLTVSFSGYADETASLCQWVCPDHHYLESWNDFMPKVGQYALAQPAIRPLFATRQWPESLLRWTGSYASWHSYVRGVWRDNLASRGGVAEAFDDTWNRAVHDGVYAVAPQPVSAESFAADLAGAATAARKAASVQGEFELVLYTSEAIGDGRHANNPWLQELPDPLTKITWDNYVCMAPADAEAMGLNIYLGEKAPASLVKVTVGDRTIELPAVATPGQKRGSVAIALGYGRGANGEAVGLAAVVDGQPVGRNAYPMAAMADGTMRYVTGCSIAATGGTWPIGITQTHLTHMDRHSIVRETSLGVYQAGDKKAFNPPHELWVNEDVNGDGKIDARDKKPVSEFTLWEEHPVEGVGHRWGLSIDLNSCIGCGVCITACNSENNIPVVGKDEIRRSREMHWLRIDRYFSSDMTKERAKEDGLSKIPMYLAMERPAENPSVVFMPVMCQHCNHAPCETVCPVAATTHSNEGLNQMTYNRCIGTRYCSNNCPYKVRRFNWFNYVSKDFSEVNPAWDDLGRMVLNPDVTVRGRGVIEKCSMCVQSIQAGKLKAKKEGRPVKDGDIETACSAACGTGAIVFGDLNDKKSKVRGLATSDRSYHMLEEIGVRPNVNYLVKVRNVNEEATA, from the coding sequence ATGTCGAGCACGAAGCGATATTGGAAAGACCTCGGGGAGCTCCACCGCGATCCCGCGAGCACCGAAGGCCAGGAGCATGAGTTCCCTCAGCAGCTGGCGATCGATCAGGTGCTCGGCGACGCTTCATTCCAGGGCGCCGCCACGGGACGCCGTGATTTCCTGAAGTTCCTGGGCTTCTCCCTGGGCGCAGCCACCCTGGCCGCCTGCGAGACCCCGGTGGTGAAGTCCATCCCCTACGTGAACAAGCCGGAGGACATCACCCCCGGCGTGGCCAACTGGTACGCGAGCACCTACTACGACGGTCGCGATTTCGCGAGCATCCTGGTGAAGACCCGCGAAGGCCGCCCCATCCACATCAAGGGCAACCCACGCTTCGGCATCAACCGCGATCCCGCGCTGGACAAGGGCACGATCAATTCGCGCATCAACAGCTCGGTGCTCACCCTCTATGATGGTGCCCGCCTGAAGGGTCCCATGAAACTGGGCGCCGATGGTCTGGAAGAGGCCGATCAGGGCCAGGCCGATGATGCGATCATGAAGGGCTTGGGCGCGACCGCGGCAGCGGGCAAGCGCATCGTGCTGCTCACGGATACGGTCATCAGCCCCAGCATCCGCTCGGCGGTGACCGATCTGAAAGCCAAGTACGCCACCGTGGAGCATGTGCAGTATGACACGGTGAGCCATGCCGGCGTGGTCAACGCCCACGCAGCGGCCTTCGGCAAGCGCATATTCCCCAGCTACGACCTGGGCCGGGCCGATGTGGTCGTAGCCGTGGGCGCCGACTTCCTCAGCTCCTGGGGCAGCGTCACCGAGAACGTTTGGCAGTACGCACGCCGTCGCTCACCGGAGGCCGAGGGTGGCATGGGCCGCCACTACCAGATCGAGGCGCGCATGAGCCTCTCCGGCGCCAACGCCGATGTGCGCGTGCCATTGAAACCGAGCGAACTCGCGCTGGCGGTGATCTCCCTGCATGACCACATCGCCAAGCGTGCCGGTGGAGCCCCCGTGGGCGGATCGAACGCCGATGTGGACGCCGCGACAGCTGATGCCGCCAACGCCCTGCTGGGCGCTCGGGGCCGCAGCGTTGTGCTGTGCGACAGCAACGACACCGGGGTGCAGACACTCGTGTGCGCCATCAACCATATGCTGGGCAACTACGGCAGCACCATCGACCTGACGAACCATTCGTGGTTCTTCCAGGGTGATGACGCCGGTGTGGCTCAGCTGGTGAAGGACATGAACGCCGGCTCGGTGGGCGCGCTGCTCATCGCCGGTGTGAACCCCGCTTACAGCCTGCCCGATGCGGAAGCCTTCAAAGCCGGTCTCGCGAAGGTGGGCCTCACGGTGAGTTTCAGCGGCTATGCCGATGAGACCGCCAGCCTCTGCCAGTGGGTGTGCCCCGACCACCACTACCTGGAGAGCTGGAACGACTTCATGCCGAAGGTGGGCCAATACGCACTGGCGCAACCCGCCATCCGGCCACTCTTCGCCACGCGCCAATGGCCCGAGAGCCTGCTGCGCTGGACCGGCTCCTACGCCAGCTGGCACAGCTACGTGCGCGGTGTTTGGCGTGACAATCTGGCCAGCCGGGGTGGTGTGGCCGAGGCTTTCGACGACACTTGGAACCGGGCCGTGCATGATGGTGTGTATGCCGTGGCACCGCAGCCGGTTTCTGCCGAAAGCTTCGCCGCCGATCTGGCCGGCGCCGCCACCGCCGCACGGAAAGCCGCCAGTGTCCAAGGGGAGTTCGAGTTGGTGCTCTACACTTCCGAAGCCATCGGCGATGGGCGCCATGCCAACAACCCCTGGCTGCAGGAACTGCCCGACCCGCTGACCAAGATCACCTGGGACAACTACGTGTGCATGGCACCGGCCGATGCCGAAGCCATGGGCCTGAACATCTACCTCGGCGAAAAGGCCCCCGCCAGCCTGGTGAAGGTGACCGTGGGCGACCGTACGATCGAACTGCCCGCCGTGGCCACGCCCGGCCAGAAGCGCGGCAGCGTCGCCATCGCCCTGGGTTATGGACGCGGCGCCAACGGCGAGGCCGTGGGCCTGGCGGCCGTGGTGGACGGACAGCCCGTAGGCCGCAACGCCTACCCCATGGCGGCCATGGCCGATGGCACCATGCGCTATGTGACCGGCTGTTCCATCGCCGCCACCGGTGGCACCTGGCCCATCGGCATCACGCAGACGCACCTCACGCACATGGACCGCCACAGCATCGTGCGCGAGACCAGCCTGGGCGTGTATCAAGCCGGCGACAAGAAAGCCTTCAATCCGCCGCACGAACTGTGGGTGAACGAGGACGTGAACGGTGACGGCAAGATCGACGCGCGCGACAAGAAGCCCGTCTCGGAGTTCACCCTGTGGGAGGAGCACCCTGTGGAGGGTGTGGGCCACCGCTGGGGCCTGAGCATCGACCTGAACAGCTGCATCGGCTGCGGGGTCTGCATCACCGCCTGCAACAGCGAGAACAACATCCCGGTGGTGGGCAAGGACGAGATCCGCCGCAGCCGCGAGATGCATTGGCTGCGCATCGACCGCTACTTCAGCTCCGACATGACGAAGGAGCGCGCCAAGGAGGATGGGCTGAGCAAGATCCCCATGTACCTGGCCATGGAGCGCCCCGCGGAGAACCCCAGCGTGGTGTTCATGCCGGTGATGTGCCAGCACTGCAACCACGCCCCCTGCGAAACGGTGTGCCCGGTGGCCGCCACCACGCACAGCAATGAGGGTCTGAACCAGATGACCTACAACCGCTGCATCGGCACGCGCTATTGCAGCAACAACTGCCCCTACAAGGTGCGGCGCTTCAACTGGTTCAACTATGTCTCCAAGGACTTCAGCGAGGTGAATCCCGCCTGGGACGACCTGGGCCGCATGGTGCTCAACCCCGATGTGACCGTGCGCGGCCGTGGGGTGATCGAGAAGTGCAGCATGTGTGTGCAGAGCATCCAGGCCGGCAAGCTGAAGGCGAAGAAGGAGGGCCGGCCGGTG
- the nusA gene encoding transcription termination/antitermination protein NusA — MSTVNLIESFSEFKDLKNIDRVTMMGILEDVFRGVVRRRFGEEANVDIIINPDKGDLEIWLNREIVDDDELEDDNKQIALSEARKIEPDFEVGEEVSQEVKIEDFGRRNILSLKQNLQSRIMELEKDHLYNKYKERVGEIITGEVYQIWKRETLILDDEGNELIMPKDQQIKSDFFKKGDSVRAVVWKVEMRNNTPVVILSRTAPEFLEKLFEQEVPEVADGLITIKRIVREPGERAKVAVESYDDRIDPVGACVGMKGSRIHGIVRELRNENIDVINYTANDQLLIQRALSPAKVGEIKLDHEHKRAEVYMKPDQVALAIGKGGHNIKLAGRLTGFDIDVYRETDEVTDDVSLDEFGDEIEQWIIEELKKIGCDTARSVLDIPAEDLVKRTDLEEETVNEVLRILRTELEA; from the coding sequence ATGAGCACCGTGAATCTCATCGAGTCCTTCAGCGAGTTCAAGGACCTCAAGAACATCGACCGCGTGACCATGATGGGCATCCTGGAGGATGTCTTCCGGGGCGTGGTAAGACGCCGCTTCGGCGAGGAGGCCAATGTGGACATCATCATCAACCCCGACAAGGGCGACCTGGAGATCTGGCTCAACCGCGAGATCGTGGACGATGATGAACTGGAGGACGACAACAAGCAGATCGCCCTGAGCGAGGCGCGCAAGATCGAGCCCGACTTCGAGGTGGGCGAGGAGGTGAGCCAGGAAGTGAAGATCGAGGACTTCGGCCGCCGCAACATCCTCAGCCTGAAGCAGAACCTCCAGAGCCGCATCATGGAACTGGAGAAGGACCACCTGTACAACAAGTACAAGGAGCGGGTGGGCGAGATCATCACCGGCGAGGTGTACCAGATCTGGAAGCGCGAGACGCTGATCCTGGATGACGAGGGCAACGAGCTTATCATGCCCAAGGACCAGCAGATCAAGAGCGACTTCTTCAAGAAGGGCGATTCCGTACGTGCCGTGGTGTGGAAAGTGGAGATGCGCAACAACACCCCCGTGGTGATCCTGAGCCGCACCGCGCCGGAATTCCTCGAGAAGCTCTTCGAACAGGAGGTGCCCGAAGTGGCCGATGGACTCATCACCATCAAACGCATCGTGCGCGAACCCGGTGAACGGGCCAAGGTGGCGGTGGAGAGCTACGACGACCGCATCGATCCGGTGGGCGCCTGTGTGGGCATGAAGGGCAGCCGCATCCACGGCATCGTGCGCGAGTTGCGCAACGAGAACATCGATGTGATCAACTACACGGCCAATGACCAGCTCCTCATCCAGCGCGCACTCAGCCCCGCCAAGGTGGGCGAGATCAAGCTGGACCACGAGCACAAGCGCGCCGAGGTGTACATGAAGCCCGACCAGGTGGCGCTCGCCATCGGCAAGGGCGGCCACAACATCAAGCTGGCCGGCCGTCTCACGGGCTTCGACATCGACGTGTACCGCGAGACCGATGAGGTGACCGACGACGTGAGCCTCGACGAGTTCGGCGACGAGATCGAGCAGTGGATCATCGAGGAACTGAAGAAGATCGGTTGTGACACCGCCCGCAGCGTGCTGGACATCCCCGCGGAGGACCTGGTGAAACGCACCGACCTGGAGGAGGAGACCGTGAACGAGGTGCTGCGCATCCTGCGCACCGAACTGGAGGCATGA
- the infB gene encoding translation initiation factor IF-2, whose product MSEAKDKSTRLSKVAREFNLALSTVVEFLESKGHRVESNPNTKIPGELHDLLLEEFGSDKEIKQKSRTVVQQRQERETITLAGAEPKEEPKPAEEAEVLIHNMPQEPPPPSAPEPEVIRAKAGKASVKVVKKIDLDAPKKKAAAEPPPEPPKVVPPPAPAPEPPPEPETIRVNVQKLAGVKQLGKIELPVEKERKPAERGDIDDRKGRRKRIVKPGPVNIDRAVQQEQRTTGGPGRPGELDENAVKKKVSETLARLTGSGKSKSSRMRRDKRDQRYLRLEEEQAARELAGRTIQVTEFVTASELASMIGVPVTDIIKACFSLGMMVSINQRLDAETLSVIAEEYGFKVEFVGADVQENIQQEPDDPARVAPRPPIVTVMGHVDHGKTSLLDHIRKANVIAGEAGGITQHIGAYSVTLENGKRITFLDTPGHEAFTAMRARGAQVTDIAIIVIAADDSVMPQTREAINHAQAAGVPMVFAFNKIDKEGANADKIREELSQMNILVEDWGGKFQSQEISAKQGKNVDQLLEKVLLEAEMLDLKADAGKRAHGVVIESTLEQGRGYVTTLLVDAGTLRRGDVILAGQYSGRVRNMFNERGQGIAEAGPSTPASILGLDGAPNAGDQFLVFEDERDARAIATRRQQLQREQGMRTRKHITLDEIGRRLAIGDFKELNIIVKGDVDGSVEALTDSLLKLSTEQIKVNVIHRAVGPIAESDVLLASASNAIIVGFQVRPTVGARKLAETEEIDIRLYSIIYKAIEEVKQAMEGMLAPREEERIVGSAEVRETFRISKVGTVAGCFVTDGKIERKNKVRLIRDGIVVYTGDLDALKRFKDEVKEVTHGYECGLSIKNFNDIKVGDVVEAFVVEEVKRTLEG is encoded by the coding sequence ATGAGCGAAGCGAAGGACAAGAGCACACGACTGAGCAAGGTGGCCCGGGAATTCAACCTGGCCCTGAGCACCGTGGTGGAGTTCCTGGAGTCGAAAGGCCACCGGGTGGAGAGCAACCCGAACACCAAGATACCGGGTGAACTCCACGACCTGCTGCTCGAGGAATTCGGATCCGACAAGGAGATCAAGCAGAAGAGCCGCACGGTGGTGCAGCAACGCCAGGAACGCGAGACCATCACCCTGGCGGGCGCCGAACCCAAGGAGGAGCCCAAGCCGGCCGAGGAGGCCGAGGTGCTCATCCACAACATGCCACAGGAACCACCGCCGCCCAGCGCGCCGGAACCCGAGGTGATCCGGGCCAAGGCGGGGAAGGCTTCGGTGAAAGTGGTGAAGAAGATCGATCTCGACGCACCGAAGAAGAAAGCCGCCGCCGAGCCACCGCCCGAGCCGCCCAAGGTGGTGCCACCGCCCGCCCCGGCGCCCGAACCCCCGCCGGAGCCGGAGACCATCCGCGTGAATGTGCAGAAGCTCGCCGGTGTGAAGCAGCTTGGCAAGATCGAGCTGCCGGTGGAGAAGGAGCGCAAGCCCGCCGAACGCGGCGACATTGACGATCGCAAGGGCCGCCGCAAGCGCATCGTGAAGCCTGGTCCGGTGAACATCGACCGTGCCGTGCAGCAGGAGCAGCGCACCACCGGCGGTCCGGGCCGCCCGGGGGAATTGGACGAGAACGCCGTGAAGAAGAAGGTGAGCGAGACCCTCGCACGCCTCACCGGCAGTGGCAAGAGCAAGTCCTCACGCATGCGTCGCGACAAACGCGACCAGCGCTACCTGCGCCTGGAGGAGGAACAAGCCGCACGCGAACTCGCCGGCCGCACCATCCAGGTCACCGAGTTCGTTACGGCCAGTGAACTGGCTTCCATGATCGGTGTGCCGGTCACCGACATCATCAAGGCCTGTTTCAGCCTGGGCATGATGGTGAGCATCAACCAGCGTCTGGATGCTGAGACCCTCTCCGTGATCGCCGAGGAATACGGCTTCAAGGTGGAATTCGTCGGCGCCGACGTGCAGGAGAACATCCAGCAGGAACCCGACGATCCCGCACGCGTGGCCCCACGCCCGCCCATCGTCACGGTCATGGGCCATGTGGACCACGGCAAGACCTCCCTGCTCGACCACATCCGCAAAGCCAACGTGATCGCCGGCGAGGCCGGTGGCATCACCCAGCACATCGGGGCCTACAGCGTCACCTTGGAGAACGGCAAGCGGATCACCTTCCTGGATACCCCGGGCCACGAGGCCTTCACTGCCATGCGTGCACGTGGCGCGCAGGTCACCGATATCGCCATCATCGTCATCGCCGCCGATGACAGCGTGATGCCGCAGACCCGCGAGGCCATCAACCACGCGCAGGCGGCCGGTGTGCCCATGGTCTTCGCCTTCAACAAGATCGACAAGGAAGGCGCCAACGCGGACAAGATCCGCGAGGAACTCAGCCAGATGAACATCCTGGTGGAGGATTGGGGGGGCAAATTCCAAAGCCAGGAGATCAGCGCCAAGCAGGGCAAGAACGTGGACCAGCTCCTGGAAAAGGTGCTGCTGGAAGCCGAGATGCTCGACCTGAAGGCCGATGCGGGCAAGCGCGCCCATGGGGTGGTGATCGAAAGCACCCTGGAACAGGGCCGCGGCTATGTGACCACCCTGCTGGTGGACGCGGGCACGCTCCGGCGCGGGGATGTGATCCTGGCGGGCCAGTACAGTGGCCGGGTTCGCAACATGTTCAATGAGCGGGGCCAGGGCATCGCCGAGGCCGGCCCCAGCACGCCCGCCAGCATCCTGGGCCTGGATGGCGCGCCCAACGCGGGTGATCAGTTCCTGGTCTTCGAGGACGAGCGCGACGCGCGCGCCATCGCCACGCGCCGCCAGCAGTTGCAGCGCGAACAGGGCATGCGCACACGCAAGCACATCACCCTGGACGAGATCGGCCGGCGCCTGGCGATCGGCGACTTCAAGGAACTCAACATCATCGTCAAGGGCGATGTGGACGGCTCCGTGGAAGCGCTCACCGATTCACTGCTGAAGCTCAGCACCGAGCAGATCAAGGTGAACGTGATCCACCGTGCGGTGGGGCCGATCGCCGAAAGCGATGTGCTGCTCGCCAGCGCCTCCAATGCCATCATCGTCGGCTTCCAGGTGCGCCCCACGGTGGGTGCACGCAAGCTGGCCGAGACCGAGGAGATCGACATCCGGCTCTACTCCATCATCTACAAGGCCATCGAAGAGGTCAAGCAGGCCATGGAAGGCATGCTGGCACCGCGCGAGGAGGAGAGGATCGTCGGCTCGGCCGAAGTACGCGAGACCTTCCGCATCAGCAAGGTGGGCACCGTGGCCGGCTGCTTCGTCACCGACGGCAAGATCGAGCGCAAGAACAAGGTGCGCCTGATCCGCGATGGCATCGTGGTCTATACCGGCGACCTTGATGCGTTGAAGCGGTTCAAGGACGAGGTGAAGGAGGTGACCCACGGATACGAGTGTGGCCTCTCCATCAAGAATTTCAACGACATCAAGGTCGGCGACGTGGTCGAGGCCTTCGTGGTGGAGGAGGTGAAGCGGACGCTGGAAGGCTGA
- a CDS encoding SPOR domain-containing protein: MRLFEPYGRGTMTAVVDTPVTDTVATRPLGATGRVQVEADPRIARLMQDYRDMPGPQQGYRVQIFLGDRRTAEETKRAFLQKYPDVPAYLSWLAPNFRLRVGDLRTRLEAERFLQELKVSHPGSYIVPDEIEPPRVP, encoded by the coding sequence GTGCGCCTGTTCGAGCCCTATGGCAGGGGAACCATGACGGCGGTGGTGGATACCCCTGTGACGGATACCGTGGCCACCAGACCCTTGGGGGCGACAGGCCGGGTCCAGGTTGAAGCCGATCCGCGGATCGCGCGCCTGATGCAGGACTACCGCGACATGCCCGGTCCACAGCAGGGCTATCGCGTGCAGATCTTCCTGGGCGATCGGCGCACTGCCGAGGAGACCAAACGGGCCTTCCTCCAGAAATATCCTGACGTGCCCGCGTACCTCAGCTGGTTGGCACCCAATTTCAGGCTGCGCGTGGGCGACCTGCGCACCCGCTTGGAAGCCGAACGGTTCCTACAGGAATTGAAAGTGTCGCACCCCGGCAGCTATATCGTGCCGGACGAGATCGAACCGCCGCGCGTGCCTTGA